In the Wyeomyia smithii strain HCP4-BCI-WySm-NY-G18 chromosome 2, ASM2978416v1, whole genome shotgun sequence genome, one interval contains:
- the LOC129722586 gene encoding uncharacterized protein LOC129722586 encodes MRSSLYITELLRPQLRKCTPITTASASSGLIAPKCDQTVCPNAADISPRIAGIRIVGIFVESKASCLMRCIMIREGLYDDVRGPNNDRLYVQCGGYGTSEEDFKRDSQQCVNRLRTTCTDNCTLLARITKECYPPGSGLLGTLTGLFG; translated from the coding sequence ATGCGTTCGAGCCTGTACATCACTGAATTGCTTCGACCGCAGCTACGGAAGTGCACTCCCATCACCACAGCTAGTGCCTCTTCCGGACTTATTGCACCTAAATGTGATCAGACAGTGTGCCCAAATGCTGCAGATATCTCCCCGAGAATTGCAGGTATACGGATCGTCGGAATTTTTGTTGAATCAAAAGCCAGCTGCCTGATGCGATGCATTATGATTCGAGAAGGATTGTACGACGATGTTCGCGGTCCAAACAATGATCGGTTATACGTGCAGTGCGGTGGTTACGGAACATCTGAGGAAGACTTCAAACGGGACAGTCAACAGTGTGTCAACCGATTGAGGACTACTTGCACGGATAACTGCACCCTACTGGCACGAATCACCAAGGAGTGTTATCCACCAGGTTCCGGCCTTTTGGGTACACTCACTGGTCTTTTTGGCTAA
- the LOC129722585 gene encoding general odorant-binding protein 45-like — protein sequence MFWLLSSLFLLASSGNAASNHKAVLKSQLQAQIECKQYLQFVGGACEERCKLLVLRSWNDSTGVVGLPLSRHYPAIYVNDKSIVRTNNCLQCNLREIPQCDSCVRASISLNCFDRSYGSAFPSPQLVPLPDLLHLNVIRQCAQMLQISPRELAVYGSSEFLLNQKASCLMRCIMIREGLYDDVRGPNNDRLYVQCGGYGTSEEDFKRKSQQCVDRLKTTCLDNCTLVARITKECYPPGAGLLDLILSLLSILGLSLPLGSLPSLPSLPVTIPTLPTLPTVPTLPTLPTIPTLPTIPTLPTIPTIPTLPTVPTIPTLPTVPTIPTLPTVPTVPSLPV from the coding sequence ATGTTTTGGTTACTAAGTTCGTTATTCTTGCTGGCATCTAGCGGCAACGCCGCTAGTAACCACAAAGCGGTACTGAAAAGTCAATTGCAAGCCCAGATTGAGTGTAAACAATACCTCCAATTTGTCGGAGGTGCCTGCGAAGAACGCTGTAAACTACTGGTGCTTCGTTCCTGGAATGATTCTACTGGAGTTGTGGGTCTACCATTGTCACGACATTACCCAGCTATTTATGTAAACGACAAGAGTATTGTTCGCACCAACAACTGTCTACAGTGCAATCTACGAGAAATTCCGCAGTGCGATTCTTGCGTTCGAGCCTCCATATCACTGAATTGCTTTGATCGGAGTTACGGAAGTGCATTCCCATCACCACAGCTAGTACCTCTTCCGGACTTACTACATCTTAATGTGATCAGACAATGTGCACAAATGCTCCAGATATCTCCTCGAGAATTAGCGGTGTACGGATCGTCGGAGTTTCTGTTGAATCAAAAAGCCAGCTGCCTGATGCGATGCATTATGATACGTGAGGGACTGTACGACGATGTCCGCGGGCCAAACAACGATCGGTTATACGTGCAGTGCGGTGGTTACGGTACATCCGAGGAAGATTTCAAACGTAAAAGTCAACAGTGTGTCGACCGGTTGAAGACTACTTGTTTAGATAACTGCACTCTAGTCGCGCGAATTACTAAAGAGTGTTATCCACCGGGAGCAGGCCTTTTGGATTTGATTCTGAGCCTTCTAAGTATACTGGGACTCTCACTTCCTCTTGGATCTTTACCCAGTCTACCCAGCCTACCCGTTACTATACCTACATTACCTACTTTGCCCACTGTTCCTACTTTACCAACGTTACCAACTATCCCTACGTTACCTACTATACCAACATTGCCCACTATTCCTACTATACCAACACTACCCACTGTTCCCACGATACCAACGTTACCCACTGTTCCTACTATACCAACATTACCTACTGTTCCCACTGTACCCAGCCTTCCAGTTTAG